In Pyxidicoccus xibeiensis, the genomic stretch AAGTTCATCCTGCTGCCGCTCGATGACGGGAAGACGCTCGCCATCCACTTCATGCTCTGGGGAGACCTGAAGCTGCTGCCCCAGGGCAGCGAGCGGGCTCCGGCGACGCTCGTCGTCTTCTCGCTGGAGGGCGGCGAGGAGCTCCACCTCACCGACACCCTGGGCTATGCGCGCGTGGCGGTGGGGAGGGCAGCGGAGCTCACGGCGCGCTTGAAGCTGGACGAGCTCGGGCCCGAGGCGCTCGACAACACCTTCACCGCGGAAGTGCTCGCGCGGCAGCTCCGGCGCCGGAAAAGCCCGCTCAAGACGGTGCTCCTCAATCAGCGCGTCCTTGCCGGGCTCGGCAACCGCGACGCGGACGAGAGCATGTGGCAGGCCGGCATCGACCCGAGACGGCTGGCGTCCTCGCTCACTCCAGAAGAGGTTGGCCGCCTGCACCGCGCCATCCGCGCCGTGCTCGAGGAGGGACTGGGCCTGCGGGGCACGCAGAAGGACCTTTTCGGTGTGCAGGGCCAGGCGAAGCACCGCCGCAACGTCTTCGGCCGCACCGGCGCGCCGTGTCCGCGCTGCACCACGCCCGTGTCCCACCTGCGCATCGGCGGACGCAATACCCACTGGTGCGTCCGGTGCCAGCCCGAGGCCGGCGCTCCCGAGTCCCCCGCCCAGGCGTCCCTGCTGTGAGCCATCAGGGCGGGGCCTGGTTCAAGACGCGGATGACTCCTGCCTGACAGGGCGGAAGGGGCGCGCCGTCGTGGAATGAGGGTTCCTTCCACGCCCCAGGGCGGGAAGACCCCCACGTGCAGCCATGCCGTGCCAGCGCCGCACGCCCCCGGGCACTTCGAGACACATGACATGGGCAGGCCCTCGGGAGGGTTT encodes the following:
- the mutM gene encoding bifunctional DNA-formamidopyrimidine glycosylase/DNA-(apurinic or apyrimidinic site) lyase; this encodes MAEVPEVEIITRDLRQAVVGRRFTDAQVLAPAAVRFPSPPEFIEELRGRRVLAASRRAKFILLPLDDGKTLAIHFMLWGDLKLLPQGSERAPATLVVFSLEGGEELHLTDTLGYARVAVGRAAELTARLKLDELGPEALDNTFTAEVLARQLRRRKSPLKTVLLNQRVLAGLGNRDADESMWQAGIDPRRLASSLTPEEVGRLHRAIRAVLEEGLGLRGTQKDLFGVQGQAKHRRNVFGRTGAPCPRCTTPVSHLRIGGRNTHWCVRCQPEAGAPESPAQASLL